The Halobacterium sp. CBA1132 genome has a segment encoding these proteins:
- a CDS encoding Rid family detoxifying hydrolase translates to MKRIIDTPDAPAAVGAYSQATTDGDLVFTAGQIPLTPEGDLLDDEPIATQTRQSLENVKAILEAEGLTMQDVLKVSVFLDDIDDFDEMNEAYKEYFQDNPPARSALEVSALPKGAAIEIEAVAAQRD, encoded by the coding sequence ATGAAACGCATCATCGACACCCCCGACGCCCCCGCCGCGGTCGGCGCATACAGCCAAGCGACGACGGACGGCGACCTCGTGTTCACCGCCGGGCAGATTCCGCTGACGCCCGAGGGCGACCTCCTCGACGACGAACCCATCGCCACACAGACCCGACAGAGCCTCGAGAACGTCAAGGCCATCCTCGAAGCCGAGGGCCTCACGATGCAGGACGTGCTGAAGGTCTCGGTGTTCCTCGACGACATCGACGACTTCGACGAGATGAACGAGGCGTACAAGGAGTACTTCCAAGACAACCCGCCCGCGCGCTCGGCGCTCGAAGTCTCGGCGCTCCCGAAGGGCGCGGCAATCGAAATCGAAGCCGTCGCCGCACAGCGCGACTAG
- the lrp gene encoding HTH-type transcriptional regulator Lrp, whose amino-acid sequence MTYENLDAHLVNELLADGRASLRSLADELDVSVTTVSNHLKDLENEGVIEGYVPIVDYDQLGYDVTAIIQLKVEGGALPGITDRFRDHKQMVSVYEVTGDHDVIAVGKFHDTDDMNALIKELLSDADIKESNTSVVLNAAAEHEQFELDVDDE is encoded by the coding sequence ATGACGTACGAAAACCTCGACGCGCACCTCGTCAACGAACTCCTCGCCGACGGCCGCGCGAGCCTCCGCAGTCTCGCCGACGAACTGGACGTATCGGTCACTACTGTCTCCAACCACCTCAAAGACTTGGAAAACGAGGGCGTCATCGAGGGGTACGTCCCCATCGTCGACTACGACCAACTCGGCTACGACGTCACCGCCATCATCCAACTCAAAGTCGAGGGTGGCGCGCTCCCCGGCATCACCGACCGCTTCCGCGACCACAAGCAGATGGTCTCCGTCTACGAGGTCACCGGCGACCACGACGTCATCGCCGTCGGGAAGTTCCACGACACCGACGACATGAACGCGCTCATCAAGGAGCTGCTCTCGGACGCCGACATCAAGGAGTCCAACACCAGCGTCGTGCTCAACGCCGCCGCCGAACACGAGCAGTTCGAACTCGACGTCGACGACGAGTAA
- a CDS encoding TRAM domain-containing protein — translation MRESDTPVPVEEDGEYVVDVEDIGDEGDGIAHVDDFVVLVPEGEMGDRVRVRIDRVEPEFATAELVEHESDVE, via the coding sequence ATGCGCGAATCAGACACACCCGTACCGGTCGAGGAGGACGGGGAGTATGTCGTGGACGTCGAAGACATCGGCGACGAGGGCGACGGCATCGCACACGTCGACGACTTCGTGGTGCTGGTTCCCGAGGGCGAAATGGGCGACCGCGTGCGGGTGCGCATCGACCGGGTCGAGCCGGAGTTCGCGACGGCGGAGCTGGTCGAGCACGAATCCGACGTCGAGTAA
- a CDS encoding phosphatase PAP2 family protein, whose translation MTALDRNAGVTEAIAGSIPEALVPVFVVLTFLGSTWFVVSAGPAVYLFGPRRDWLSRRDGARLLAVSIGALALVVLAKGLFAEPRPTASVMRIAEDGNGFPSGHATGAAAFYGGLAALLDVGDRARRYAAAAGMIALVAFTRLALGVHYFADVAAGALLGTAFVAALLALTHRRVGYGFVVATLTAVAALVLVGPTEDPVAALGGTLGALVGWWLVTRRGALPNDVSVKTAVPVLAVLGGGAALTLNLGAALPVVGVAHAAAGVAFVALPVLRR comes from the coding sequence GTGACTGCACTCGACCGGAACGCCGGCGTCACCGAGGCGATAGCGGGGAGCATCCCCGAGGCGCTGGTGCCGGTGTTCGTGGTGTTGACGTTCCTCGGGAGCACGTGGTTCGTGGTCTCCGCCGGCCCCGCAGTCTACTTGTTCGGCCCGCGACGAGACTGGCTGTCCCGCCGCGACGGAGCGCGCCTGCTCGCGGTGAGCATCGGCGCGCTCGCCCTCGTTGTGCTCGCGAAGGGGTTGTTCGCGGAGCCCCGACCCACAGCGTCGGTGATGCGCATCGCCGAGGACGGCAACGGCTTCCCGAGCGGTCACGCCACCGGCGCGGCGGCGTTCTACGGCGGACTCGCGGCGCTCCTCGACGTCGGCGACCGCGCACGGCGGTACGCCGCGGCTGCCGGAATGATTGCGCTCGTGGCGTTCACGCGGCTCGCGCTCGGCGTCCACTACTTCGCGGACGTCGCGGCGGGCGCGCTCCTCGGAACGGCGTTCGTCGCGGCGCTGCTCGCGCTCACGCACCGCCGCGTCGGCTACGGGTTCGTCGTCGCGACCCTCACAGCCGTCGCGGCCCTCGTGCTCGTCGGCCCAACCGAAGACCCGGTCGCCGCGCTCGGCGGAACCCTCGGCGCGCTCGTCGGCTGGTGGCTGGTGACCCGCCGCGGCGCACTCCCGAACGACGTCTCGGTGAAGACCGCCGTGCCCGTGCTCGCCGTGCTCGGCGGCGGCGCCGCGCTCACACTGAACCTGGGCGCGGCGCTCCCGGTGGTCGGCGTCGCGCACGCCGCCGCGGGCGTCGCGTTCGTCGCACTCCCGGTGCTGCGGCGCTAA
- the glnA gene encoding type I glutamate--ammonia ligase yields the protein MTNGNPSEGLGPSEQAVLEKIEEQNIDFLRLQFTDILGTVKNVSIPATQAEKAFEDGIYFDGSSIDGFVRIQESDMRLKPDPETFSVLPWRTREDSEEGGAARLICDVINTSTGEPFEGDPRYVLQQALDRAEEMGYKVNAAPEPEFFLFEEDEDGRATTKTNDAGGYFDLAPKDLASDVRRDIIYGLEDMGFEIEASHHEVAQGQHEINFEYDDALTTADNVGTFRTVVRAIAAQHDLHATFMPKPIPRINGSGMHTHISLFTEDGENAFHDGDDEFDLSETAKQFTAGVLEHAPALAAVTNPTVNSYKRLVPGYEAPVYVAWSDRNRSALIRKPAARVPAASRIEARFPDPSCNPYLAFAALIHAGLDGIEKGLECPDPVRENIYEFDEAKRDEYGIETLPSNLGDALDELEDDEVVLDALGEHVSEKFLEAKNAEYDDYRVDVSDWELDRYLEKF from the coding sequence ATGACGAACGGGAATCCTAGTGAGGGCCTCGGCCCGAGCGAGCAGGCGGTACTCGAGAAGATAGAAGAACAGAACATCGACTTCCTCCGTCTCCAGTTCACGGACATCCTCGGCACCGTGAAGAACGTCTCCATCCCCGCCACGCAGGCGGAGAAGGCGTTCGAGGACGGCATCTACTTCGACGGCTCCTCCATCGACGGCTTCGTGCGCATCCAGGAGTCGGACATGCGTCTCAAGCCCGACCCCGAGACGTTCTCCGTGCTCCCGTGGCGCACCCGCGAGGACTCTGAGGAGGGCGGCGCTGCGCGTCTCATCTGTGACGTCATCAACACCTCGACCGGCGAACCCTTCGAGGGCGACCCGCGCTACGTGCTCCAGCAGGCCCTCGACCGCGCCGAGGAGATGGGGTACAAGGTCAACGCCGCGCCCGAACCCGAGTTCTTCCTCTTCGAGGAGGACGAGGACGGCCGCGCCACCACGAAGACCAACGACGCCGGCGGCTACTTCGACCTCGCGCCGAAGGACCTCGCCAGCGACGTCCGCCGCGACATCATCTACGGCCTCGAAGACATGGGCTTCGAAATCGAGGCCTCCCACCACGAGGTCGCGCAGGGCCAACACGAGATCAACTTCGAGTACGACGACGCACTCACGACGGCCGACAACGTCGGGACGTTCCGGACGGTCGTGCGCGCCATCGCCGCACAGCACGACCTCCACGCGACGTTCATGCCCAAGCCCATCCCGCGCATCAACGGCTCCGGCATGCACACGCACATCTCGCTGTTCACCGAGGACGGCGAGAACGCGTTCCACGACGGCGACGACGAGTTCGACCTCTCGGAGACGGCCAAGCAGTTCACCGCCGGCGTCCTCGAACACGCGCCCGCGCTGGCCGCGGTCACGAACCCGACCGTGAACTCCTACAAGCGCCTCGTCCCCGGCTACGAAGCGCCGGTGTACGTCGCGTGGTCGGACCGCAACCGCTCGGCGCTCATCCGGAAGCCGGCGGCCCGCGTGCCCGCCGCCAGCCGTATCGAAGCGCGCTTCCCGGACCCGTCGTGTAACCCGTATCTGGCGTTCGCGGCGCTCATCCACGCCGGCCTCGACGGCATCGAGAAGGGGCTGGAGTGCCCGGACCCGGTCCGCGAGAACATCTACGAGTTCGACGAGGCCAAACGCGACGAGTACGGCATCGAGACGCTGCCGTCGAACCTCGGCGACGCCCTCGACGAACTCGAGGACGACGAGGTCGTGCTGGACGCGCTCGGCGAGCACGTCTCCGAGAAGTTCCTCGAAGCGAAGAACGCCGAGTACGACGACTACCGCGTCGACGTCTCCGACTGGGAGCTCGACCGCTACCTCGAGAAGTTCTAA
- a CDS encoding tRNA (guanine(26)-N(2))-dimethyltransferase, with amino-acid sequence MLVEEGGVTVEVPGEAGGGDGAGEGVFFNPTQELNRDLTVAALSAYREREPRAETYLDAMAASGIRGVRAAENDWTTTLADLDPDAVELARENLARNGLDGEVVQRNVNSLLHEDGQFFDVVDLDPFGTPIPFADAAFANARNLVCVTATDTAPLCGAHFESGVRKYAAVPRNTEYHAEMGLRVLLSALARTAARYDVGVTPIFSHVSDHYVRTYLDLSHTATEANETIDELGYVYHCQECLHREHEYGLTAHPPETCAHCGGRQVLPAGPLWLGPAHEEAFVDTVREHVTDYMGTAKRARKLLDTIAGELHEPTHFDQHRLYKQWGEPAVGMDEFLDELREAGLAASRTQYGGTTFKTDGTLADVEAAVRE; translated from the coding sequence ATGCTCGTCGAGGAAGGCGGCGTGACCGTCGAAGTGCCCGGGGAGGCCGGCGGCGGCGACGGCGCCGGCGAAGGCGTGTTCTTCAACCCGACGCAGGAACTCAACCGGGACCTGACGGTCGCGGCGCTGTCGGCGTACCGCGAGCGCGAACCGCGCGCGGAGACGTACCTCGACGCGATGGCCGCCAGCGGCATCCGCGGGGTGCGCGCGGCGGAAAACGACTGGACGACCACGCTCGCGGACCTCGACCCCGACGCTGTCGAACTCGCGCGCGAGAACCTCGCGCGAAACGGCCTCGACGGCGAGGTCGTCCAGCGCAACGTCAACAGCCTCCTCCACGAGGACGGCCAGTTCTTCGACGTGGTGGACCTCGACCCGTTCGGCACGCCGATTCCGTTCGCGGACGCGGCGTTCGCGAACGCCCGCAACCTCGTCTGCGTCACCGCGACCGACACCGCGCCGCTGTGTGGCGCGCACTTCGAGTCCGGCGTCCGGAAGTACGCCGCTGTCCCCCGGAACACCGAGTACCACGCCGAGATGGGGCTGCGCGTGCTGCTGTCCGCGCTCGCCCGCACCGCCGCGCGCTACGACGTCGGCGTCACGCCAATCTTCAGTCACGTCAGCGACCACTACGTCCGCACGTATCTGGACCTCTCCCACACCGCGACCGAGGCCAACGAGACAATCGACGAGCTCGGCTACGTCTACCACTGCCAGGAGTGTCTCCACCGCGAGCACGAGTACGGCCTGACTGCGCACCCGCCGGAGACGTGCGCGCACTGCGGCGGCCGACAGGTGCTGCCCGCGGGCCCGCTGTGGCTCGGCCCCGCCCACGAGGAAGCGTTCGTCGACACGGTGCGCGAGCACGTCACCGACTACATGGGGACCGCCAAGCGCGCGCGGAAGCTCCTCGACACCATCGCGGGCGAACTTCACGAGCCCACGCACTTCGACCAGCACCGCCTCTACAAGCAGTGGGGAGAGCCCGCCGTCGGCATGGACGAGTTCCTCGACGAACTCCGCGAGGCGGGCCTGGCGGCCTCGCGCACGCAGTACGGCGGCACGACGTTCAAGACCGACGGCACGCTCGCCGACGTCGAGGCCGCGGTCCGCGAGTAG
- the thsB gene encoding thermosome subunit beta, protein MAQQQQRMQGQPMIIMGDDAQRVKDKDAQEHNISAARAVADAVRSTLGPKGMDKMLVSSMGDVTITNDGVTILQEMDIDNPTAEMIVEVAETQEDEAGDGTTTAVAIAGELLKNAEDLLERDIHPTAIIKGYNLAAEQAREEVDNVAIDVDPEDEDLIRSVAETSMTGKGAELDKELLSGIIYEAINQVSVKAADGSTVVDAANINVETQTGRAVGDSELLVGGAIDKDPVHDEMPTNVDDAKILLLNEAIEVEEAEADTSVNIESPDQLQSFLDQEEEQLKQKVQQIVDTGANVVFCQKGIDDMAQHYLAKEGILAVRRTKKSDIEFLTNVLNTTVVTDLDSATEADVASGSVSRDSEDELFYVEGHDENAHGVTILLRASTDHVVDELERGVTDALDVSAQTLSDGRVLPGGGAIEVEVADRLRDFADSVSGREQLAVEAFADSLELVPRVLAENAGLDSIDTLVDLRSAHESGEERTGLNVLTGNLEDTFEAGVVEPAHAKEQAVTSASEAANLVLKIDDIISAGDLSTDKGDEGGAGGPAGGMGGGMGGMM, encoded by the coding sequence ATGGCTCAACAACAGCAGCGGATGCAGGGTCAGCCCATGATCATCATGGGTGACGACGCACAGCGCGTGAAGGACAAGGACGCTCAGGAACACAACATCTCCGCGGCGCGAGCCGTCGCGGACGCCGTTCGGTCCACACTCGGCCCGAAAGGCATGGACAAGATGCTCGTCTCCTCGATGGGCGACGTCACCATCACGAACGACGGCGTCACCATCCTCCAGGAGATGGACATCGACAACCCGACCGCGGAGATGATCGTCGAAGTCGCCGAGACGCAGGAAGACGAAGCCGGCGACGGCACGACGACCGCGGTCGCCATCGCGGGCGAACTCCTCAAGAACGCCGAGGACCTCCTCGAGCGAGACATCCACCCGACCGCCATCATCAAGGGCTACAACCTCGCCGCAGAGCAGGCCCGCGAGGAAGTCGACAACGTCGCTATCGACGTCGACCCCGAAGACGAGGACCTCATCCGCAGCGTCGCCGAGACTTCGATGACCGGCAAGGGCGCGGAGCTCGACAAGGAGCTCCTCTCCGGTATCATCTACGAAGCAATCAATCAGGTCTCCGTCAAGGCCGCCGACGGCAGCACCGTCGTCGACGCCGCCAACATCAACGTCGAGACCCAGACCGGCCGCGCGGTCGGTGACTCCGAACTCCTCGTCGGTGGCGCCATCGACAAGGACCCGGTCCACGACGAGATGCCCACGAACGTCGACGACGCCAAAATCCTCCTGCTGAACGAGGCCATCGAGGTCGAGGAAGCCGAAGCCGACACCTCGGTCAACATCGAGAGCCCCGACCAGCTCCAGTCCTTCCTCGACCAGGAAGAGGAGCAGCTCAAGCAGAAGGTCCAGCAGATTGTCGACACCGGCGCGAACGTCGTCTTCTGCCAGAAGGGCATCGACGACATGGCCCAGCACTACCTCGCGAAGGAGGGCATCCTCGCGGTGCGCCGCACGAAGAAGTCCGACATCGAGTTCCTGACGAACGTCCTCAACACGACGGTCGTCACGGACCTCGACTCCGCGACCGAAGCCGACGTCGCCAGCGGCTCCGTCTCCCGCGACAGCGAGGACGAACTCTTCTACGTCGAGGGCCACGACGAGAACGCCCACGGCGTCACCATCCTCCTGCGCGCGTCCACCGACCACGTCGTCGACGAGCTCGAACGCGGCGTCACTGACGCGCTCGACGTCTCCGCGCAGACGCTCTCGGACGGCCGCGTCCTCCCCGGTGGCGGCGCCATCGAGGTCGAGGTCGCAGACCGCCTCCGCGACTTCGCGGACTCCGTCTCCGGCCGCGAGCAGCTCGCTGTCGAGGCGTTCGCCGACTCGCTGGAGCTCGTGCCGCGCGTGCTCGCCGAGAACGCCGGCCTCGACTCCATCGACACGCTCGTCGACCTGCGCTCCGCGCACGAGTCCGGCGAGGAGCGTACCGGCCTGAACGTGCTCACTGGCAACCTCGAGGACACCTTCGAAGCCGGTGTCGTCGAGCCCGCACACGCCAAAGAGCAGGCCGTCACCAGTGCTTCCGAGGCCGCGAACCTCGTGCTCAAAATTGACGACATCATCTCCGCCGGCGACCTCTCGACCGACAAGGGCGACGAGGGCGGTGCCGGCGGCCCCGCAGGTGGCATGGGCGGCGGCATGGGCGGGATGATGTAA
- a CDS encoding MATE family efflux transporter — translation MAEQTLRTLMRTVDVVVTAAISPAAVVAVGLADLYARFPLRVGLGLGGGAISLSSQDTGRDATATRDEAITQAVLVGALAGVPFAAFGVGFGPAAIRLLGAAPDVVALSSTYLAVILLTAPARHVALIAARALQGTGDTRTPMYVNAVSNLGNVAGSVGLGLGYFGLPELGVVGVGAATAAANVFTAVALTLAIASTYTTAGFARPQSRTITKQLFAVSAPKIAEGAVSALAEFPFNALLLSFGTNVNAAFQIGRRVYQQVTGPLSRGYNVAANVVVGQALGEVDPETARFDGWAVAALGVLTVGAVGLLLSYFARPLVALLADEPETIRHGVWFARAYGLSAPFLAAFVGLSGALQGASETRVPFVARATGMLGFFVGFSWLAGRTLDYGPLAAYWGVALSNVWMAAVVTVGFHYGDWASRAGSMMAERADS, via the coding sequence ATGGCCGAGCAGACGCTCCGCACGCTGATGCGGACCGTCGACGTTGTCGTCACCGCCGCCATCTCGCCGGCCGCCGTCGTCGCCGTCGGCCTCGCTGACCTCTACGCACGGTTCCCGCTGCGCGTCGGCCTCGGACTCGGCGGCGGCGCCATCAGCCTCTCCAGTCAAGACACCGGCCGCGACGCCACCGCCACCCGCGACGAAGCAATCACGCAAGCCGTCCTCGTCGGCGCGCTCGCGGGCGTCCCGTTCGCCGCGTTCGGCGTGGGATTCGGCCCGGCGGCCATCCGCCTGCTCGGCGCCGCGCCAGATGTCGTCGCGCTCAGTAGCACGTACCTCGCAGTTATCCTTCTCACTGCGCCCGCGCGCCACGTCGCCCTCATCGCCGCTCGCGCCCTCCAGGGAACGGGCGACACCCGCACGCCGATGTACGTCAACGCCGTCTCCAACCTCGGGAACGTCGCCGGTAGCGTCGGCCTCGGTCTCGGCTACTTCGGCCTCCCCGAACTCGGTGTGGTCGGCGTCGGCGCTGCCACCGCCGCCGCGAACGTCTTCACCGCCGTCGCGCTCACCCTCGCTATCGCCTCGACGTACACCACCGCGGGGTTCGCGCGCCCGCAGTCGCGGACCATCACGAAACAGCTGTTCGCGGTCAGCGCCCCGAAAATCGCTGAGGGAGCCGTCTCCGCGCTCGCGGAGTTCCCGTTCAACGCGTTGCTGCTGTCGTTCGGCACGAACGTCAACGCCGCGTTCCAAATCGGCCGCCGCGTCTACCAGCAGGTCACGGGCCCGCTATCGAGAGGGTACAACGTCGCCGCGAACGTCGTCGTCGGCCAAGCGCTCGGCGAAGTCGACCCCGAGACGGCGCGCTTCGACGGCTGGGCGGTCGCCGCGCTCGGCGTGCTCACGGTCGGCGCCGTCGGCCTCCTCCTGTCGTACTTCGCGCGGCCGCTGGTCGCGCTGCTCGCCGACGAACCCGAGACCATCCGCCACGGCGTCTGGTTCGCCCGCGCGTACGGCCTGAGCGCGCCGTTCCTCGCGGCGTTCGTCGGGCTTTCCGGCGCGCTGCAGGGCGCCAGCGAGACCCGCGTCCCGTTCGTCGCGCGCGCCACCGGCATGCTCGGCTTCTTCGTCGGCTTCTCGTGGCTCGCCGGCCGCACGCTCGACTACGGACCACTCGCGGCGTACTGGGGCGTCGCGCTCTCGAACGTCTGGATGGCTGCCGTCGTCACCGTCGGCTTCCACTACGGCGACTGGGCGAGCCGCGCGGGTTCGATGATGGCGGAGCGAGCGGACAGCTAG
- a CDS encoding YihY/virulence factor BrkB family protein gives MTRIGSAVAVARRVAGTARDEQVTFLSAAVAYYAFVSLIPLLVLAVAVGTALGGIGLVDSVVGALDAFLTVSGETALRDAMTDGRGRTSATVVSLLLLTWSALKLFRGLDVAFSQVYGVQKPESLLEQVIDGVVVLLTLPLAVGAAIVVTVLVPYLDIVPYLDLASALTLPVALTLVFLPSYYVFPDVEMSVREALPGAAFAAVGWALLAQGFRGYAAYVGGGELYGILGGALLLVTWLYFGGIVITLGAVLNAVLSGRPDDDETPEREPPDEAPDVAELGAEVEALRAELDEKTVRKSELEADLKQYVRQRLRRGKARGWGPYLVLLYGTLMTVGAFHYLGGGWSILAMLVVWLSTLGLYVVMVLFGLSVSAVGLPGRVADRVRSWRQ, from the coding sequence GTGACACGAATCGGGTCCGCCGTCGCGGTTGCGCGACGCGTCGCCGGCACCGCCAGAGACGAGCAAGTGACGTTCCTCTCGGCGGCCGTCGCCTACTACGCGTTCGTCTCCCTGATTCCGCTACTAGTGCTCGCCGTCGCGGTCGGCACGGCGCTCGGCGGCATCGGCCTCGTCGATAGCGTCGTCGGCGCGCTCGACGCGTTCCTCACGGTGTCCGGCGAGACGGCCCTCCGAGACGCGATGACAGACGGCCGCGGGCGCACGAGCGCGACCGTCGTCAGTCTCCTCCTGTTGACGTGGTCCGCGCTCAAACTGTTCCGCGGCCTCGACGTGGCGTTCTCGCAGGTGTACGGCGTGCAGAAGCCCGAGTCGCTGCTCGAACAGGTCATCGACGGTGTCGTCGTCCTGTTGACGCTGCCACTGGCGGTCGGCGCGGCAATCGTCGTGACCGTGCTGGTGCCGTACCTCGACATCGTGCCGTATCTGGACCTCGCCAGCGCGCTGACGCTGCCCGTCGCGCTCACGCTCGTGTTCCTGCCGTCGTACTACGTCTTCCCGGATGTCGAGATGTCCGTGCGAGAGGCACTGCCGGGCGCGGCGTTCGCCGCGGTCGGGTGGGCGCTGCTCGCGCAGGGGTTCCGCGGGTACGCCGCGTACGTCGGCGGCGGCGAACTGTACGGGATTCTCGGGGGCGCGTTGCTGTTGGTGACGTGGCTGTACTTCGGCGGCATCGTTATCACGCTCGGCGCGGTACTCAACGCCGTGCTGTCGGGACGACCTGACGACGACGAGACGCCCGAGCGAGAGCCCCCCGACGAGGCGCCGGACGTCGCCGAACTCGGCGCAGAAGTCGAGGCGCTGCGCGCGGAGCTAGACGAGAAGACCGTCCGCAAGTCCGAACTGGAGGCGGACCTCAAGCAGTACGTCCGCCAGCGCCTGCGCCGCGGGAAAGCCCGCGGCTGGGGGCCGTACCTCGTGTTGCTGTACGGCACCCTGATGACCGTCGGGGCGTTCCACTACCTCGGCGGCGGGTGGTCCATACTGGCGATGCTCGTGGTGTGGCTGTCCACGCTGGGACTGTACGTGGTGATGGTGCTGTTCGGCCTGAGCGTCAGCGCCGTCGGACTACCGGGCCGGGTCGCCGACCGCGTGCGGTCGTGGCGACAGTGA
- the ilvA gene encoding threonine ammonia-lyase yields MIGLDDVLDAREHVADVARHTPLDYSNTFSRMTGAEVHLKLECFQRTGSFKIRGATNRIRTLSDAESDAGVVTASAGNHAQGVALAASRSGVDSKVVMPETAPISKIKATKSYGAEVVLHGVDYDAAQAYAHELEAEEGRTYVHAFDDERVMAGQGTIGLEIVDDLPELDTVVVPIGGGGLISGVATAVKAHDPDVRVVGVQAEGASTVASSLRKGQPQSVDSVDTIADGIAVRRVGEKTFPVIRERVDEVVTVSDDEIATALMLMLERGKTLVEGAGATPLAALLEGKFVYDENEVIVPALCGGNIDLNLLTTVIMRGLVDQGRYVKVRTVLKDRPGALDDLIDVIADERANIYAIQHDRTNRDIAMNAAEVELDLETRGPEHVDALLERIREAGFEVTVLNGPRPQN; encoded by the coding sequence ATGATCGGACTCGACGACGTGCTCGACGCCCGCGAGCACGTCGCTGACGTCGCCCGCCACACCCCGCTGGACTACTCAAACACGTTCTCCCGGATGACCGGCGCGGAAGTCCACTTGAAACTGGAGTGCTTCCAGCGGACGGGCTCGTTCAAGATTCGCGGCGCGACCAACCGCATTCGTACGCTCTCGGACGCCGAGAGCGACGCCGGCGTCGTCACCGCGTCGGCGGGCAACCACGCGCAGGGCGTCGCGCTCGCGGCGTCGCGCTCGGGCGTCGACTCGAAGGTCGTGATGCCCGAGACCGCGCCCATCTCGAAAATCAAGGCGACGAAGAGCTACGGCGCCGAGGTCGTCCTCCACGGCGTCGACTACGACGCCGCCCAAGCGTACGCCCACGAACTCGAAGCCGAGGAGGGCCGCACCTACGTCCACGCGTTCGACGACGAGCGCGTGATGGCGGGTCAGGGGACTATCGGCCTCGAAATCGTCGACGACCTCCCCGAACTCGACACCGTCGTCGTCCCAATCGGCGGCGGCGGCCTCATCTCGGGTGTCGCCACCGCCGTGAAAGCCCACGACCCGGACGTGCGCGTCGTCGGCGTGCAGGCCGAGGGTGCCTCGACGGTCGCGTCCTCGCTCCGGAAGGGTCAGCCGCAGTCGGTGGACTCCGTGGACACCATCGCGGACGGTATCGCGGTGCGGCGGGTCGGCGAGAAGACGTTCCCGGTCATCCGCGAGCGCGTCGACGAAGTGGTCACCGTCTCCGACGACGAAATCGCGACCGCGCTCATGCTAATGCTCGAACGCGGGAAGACGCTCGTCGAGGGCGCGGGCGCGACGCCGCTGGCGGCGCTGCTGGAAGGCAAGTTCGTCTACGACGAGAACGAGGTCATCGTGCCCGCGCTCTGCGGCGGCAACATCGACCTCAACCTCCTCACGACGGTCATCATGCGCGGGCTGGTCGACCAAGGCCGCTACGTGAAAGTGCGGACCGTGCTGAAGGACCGTCCGGGAGCCCTCGACGACCTCATCGACGTCATCGCCGACGAGCGCGCGAACATCTACGCCATCCAGCACGACCGCACGAACCGCGACATCGCGATGAACGCGGCCGAGGTCGAACTCGACCTCGAAACCCGCGGCCCCGAGCACGTCGACGCGCTCCTGGAGCGCATCCGCGAGGCGGGCTTCGAGGTGACCGTGCTCAACGGGCCACGTCCCCAGAACTGA